Genomic DNA from Sphingobium sp. V4:
ATGCGGATGCGCGCAGGATCGCCCAGGGTCATCAGCGTCCGGCTGGGCACGGCCAGATCGCCCGGCTCCACATCCCGGCGCAGGACGATGCCGTCGATGCCCGAGCGCACCACCATCTGGTCCAGCCGCGCGGCGGCGCTCTGCTCGGCCGCCCTTGCGCCGTCGGCCACGGCCATAGCCGAATCGCGGGCTGCCCGCGTGACCCAGCCCCTGGCGAAGAGGGTCAGCGTCCTGCTTTCGTCCTGAAGGGCGACGCGCCGCTGAGCCTTGGCCTGTTGCAGCACATGGCGCTGTTCCTCGTCATCCAGCAGGATCAGGGGCTGGCCGCGCCGGACGCGGTCGCCTTCATCGACCAGCACCTGCCGCACGGGGGCGGTCAGGCGCGCGGCGACGGTAGCCGGATGCTCGGCCTCGACAAAACCGGTGGCGTAGACCAGTTCGACCGCGTCACCGATACGCGCCGGGGCGAGCGTCACGTCCTGGGTCTGTACTGCAAACAGCCATCCGGCCGCTGCCGCCGCCAGCAGCGCCACCGCCAACAGCCAGGGCGCGATGCGTTTCATAACTCCGTCATAGCATCATGTGACGATCATTGCCTGCCCGTATCGAATTTCCGCCTGCGGCCTTTGGCGATGCTATCGCAGCGTCACTTCCGAACTGCCGCGCGCGACGATCATCCCCGCCCCCCGCGTCGTCTGCAAACGGTGATCTACGTCTCGAGGAGCGGGCCGAACAGGGAATGTGGCCGGTCGTGCGGGCCATTCTTTGGCTGTCACATCGCTCTTGGCGCGGGGCGGGTTCCCAATCCGGCGATTCATATTCTAAGGATGGGGCATGATCCGGGATTTTGCCATCAGCCTCGAAGATGTCGTCGACGCCGCGCGCGTGATCGCGACGGCGGCGATAGGTACGCCGCTGCTCGAAAATGCACAATTGAACGAACGCTGCGGCCGGCGCGTGCTGCTGAAGTTCGAGGGCGCGCAGCATACCGGCTCGTTCAAGTTTCGTGGCGCCTATAACCGGCTGGCGCGGCTGACGGTGGCCGAGCGGGCGGCGGGTGTCGTCGCCTGGTCGTCGGGCAATCATGCGCAGGGCGTGGCGGCGGCGGCGCGGATGCTGGACATGCCCGCGACCATCGTGATGCCCGCCGATGCGCCCGCCATCAAGATCGCCAATACGCGCGCGCTCGGGGCGCAGGTCGTGCCCTATGACCGGCTTCGCGAGAGCCGCGAGGAGATTGCTACGGAGCTGGCCCGGACGCGCGGGGCGACGCTGGTGCCGTCCTTCGACGATCCGTTCATCATCGCGGGCCAGGGCACGGCCGGGCTGGAAATCCTCGATCAGGCCGCGGACGCGGGCGCCGAGCTTTCGCAACTGCTGGTCTGTTGCGGCGGGGGCGGGCTGACCGCCGGGATCGCGACGGCGGTCAAGTCGCTTGCCGCCCATGTCGATATTCACACGGTCGAGCCTGTCGGGTTCGACGATACGGCCCGGTCGTTGCGCAGCGGGCAGCGCGAGACGGTCGCGCCTGAAGCGCGGTCCATCTGCGACGCGCTGTTGTCGCCCAGCCCTGGCGCGCTGACCTTTCCGATCAACCGGGCGCTGGTGACGAGCGGCCTCGCCGTGACCGACGATCAGGTGCGCGACGCGATGCGCTTCGCC
This window encodes:
- a CDS encoding threonine/serine dehydratase, with amino-acid sequence MIRDFAISLEDVVDAARVIATAAIGTPLLENAQLNERCGRRVLLKFEGAQHTGSFKFRGAYNRLARLTVAERAAGVVAWSSGNHAQGVAAAARMLDMPATIVMPADAPAIKIANTRALGAQVVPYDRLRESREEIATELARTRGATLVPSFDDPFIIAGQGTAGLEILDQAADAGAELSQLLVCCGGGGLTAGIATAVKSLAAHVDIHTVEPVGFDDTARSLRSGQRETVAPEARSICDALLSPSPGALTFPINRALVTSGLAVTDDQVRDAMRFAFSTLKLVVEPGGAVALAALLAGLVPAREGAIAVVLSGSNVDPADYAAILNGLA
- a CDS encoding efflux RND transporter periplasmic adaptor subunit; the encoded protein is MKRIAPWLLAVALLAAAAAGWLFAVQTQDVTLAPARIGDAVELVYATGFVEAEHPATVAARLTAPVRQVLVDEGDRVRRGQPLILLDDEEQRHVLQQAKAQRRVALQDESRTLTLFARGWVTRAARDSAMAVADGARAAEQSAAARLDQMVVRSGIDGIVLRRDVEPGDLAVPSRTLMTLGDPARIRITATVDERDVPRLHPGQSALMSSDAWPGRVLRGHVRDVTPGGDPEQRAFRARIVTDGAMPLPLGLTLEVNIVTRHVARTLLVPADAVENDHVWIVRDGRAHARVVRPGIAGSSEIQILSGLSQGEKVVARPEGKITENMRVRATR